The genomic DNA TTAACGCTACGGCATCCTTATCGTTTATTACCTGCTGCCCGTAATGATATGCATTTTCAGACCAACGGTCATAGGCTTCCTGCCCCATATGCACAAAGGTTTCCAGGGCATTTACAAAAGCCGCCGGAGTGCTTAAGGGCAGATCAAAGCCAACTTGCCGGTGCGCCAGGTCCTGCCAGGGTGTCTGGTCGCTGATGAGCACAGGGCAGCCGCTGGTAAAACTTTCCAGGATGATATGCCCAAAATTTTCTCCCCGCGTAGGCATCCACAAGGCATGATTTTGATTTAAAGTTGCAACCACTTCATTAGTCTTTAAACTGCCTTTATAGGTTGCGTTGATAGTTGAGGGTAAGCGTTTCATCAGTTCCTGGCAAGCTTCCCAATATGCGACATCGTATACAGGACCATAGATATCAAAACTGATCCTGCCGCTATGCTGCCAGCCTGCCAGCACTTCTAAGGCATAAAGTAAGTTCTTTTCAGGTGAAATGCGCGCAATGTTGACAAGCTTCAACTCACCTGCTGTTTTGGCACGTCTGCTGTTTGCGTGTGCATCGGTTACTTTCGGCAGGTTTGGCGCTACTAAAACTGTAGCTTCGGAATCGATCGCCTGAAGTATAGCCTGCTTCTCTCCTTCATGGGTGGCATGAAATATGATACCCTTGTACAGCCTCAGACGCTTGGCTATACTTAAGAACAACTTTTTCCGGTGGCGTTTTACGTTAATGGCGCTCGAGGCCAGCATGCCCCTAGCCGAAACAATGATATGCGGGTGTTGCTGACGCTTTAGAATATAAAGGGGCAGGATCGAAAAGTAAAGCGAATAAATGCCATTGATATAGGCAATATCCGGCGCTACCGACCGGATCACCTGATGTAGGTTCCGGAATGTCAGCTTACCTGCCGAGAAGTAGTATACTTGGATATGGGCATCCAGTGTATTCCAGGCGTCTGAGGTGATGCCCTGGTATGGCAGCGTTTCACAATAATCCGTGTCACGGGTGATAATATAAAAGTCGATTTCCTCCTTCAGATGGGCTACCAAGTTGGCACACGATTGTACAGGCCCGCCTGCTTTATAGCCGGGTACAAACCAATCGACTGTCAGGAGCACCTTTTTCTTCATCATGTTAACATCCTTTCGTACAGGGCCAGATACTGTCGGGCAATCAACTCGGGCTGATACTTTTTAGCATTCTGCAGCCCATTCGCGATCAGTGTTTCCCGAAGCGCATCATTTCGGATCA from Pontibacter liquoris includes the following:
- a CDS encoding glycosyltransferase family 4 protein, encoding MMKKKVLLTVDWFVPGYKAGGPVQSCANLVAHLKEEIDFYIITRDTDYCETLPYQGITSDAWNTLDAHIQVYYFSAGKLTFRNLHQVIRSVAPDIAYINGIYSLYFSILPLYILKRQQHPHIIVSARGMLASSAINVKRHRKKLFLSIAKRLRLYKGIIFHATHEGEKQAILQAIDSEATVLVAPNLPKVTDAHANSRRAKTAGELKLVNIARISPEKNLLYALEVLAGWQHSGRISFDIYGPVYDVAYWEACQELMKRLPSTINATYKGSLKTNEVVATLNQNHALWMPTRGENFGHIILESFTSGCPVLISDQTPWQDLAHRQVGFDLPLSTPAAFVNALETFVHMGQEAYDRWSENAYHYGQQVINDKDAVALNQLMFR